One Misgurnus anguillicaudatus chromosome 20, ASM2758022v2, whole genome shotgun sequence DNA segment encodes these proteins:
- the mrpl3 gene encoding large ribosomal subunit protein uL3m isoform X2 → MTALTCRFIRLTDSLLRAPPVLICRTGTPLKRAPVVHCVRTHQTDTWWDEHLTEDNASFLKKTIGEEYRQQVTDKLNPLKDEPWPRHEWVEGSRRVGLVAIKLGMMPVWTKSGERHVVTMLKVEDCHVVKHLSKEDFDGRTAALMVGGKNVSPFHRADESLEIFRNAGIPPKQKVTTFCVTDNAILKPGTPLYAAHFRPGQYVDITAKTIGKGFQGVMKRWGFKGQPASHGQTKTHRRPGSLGPGGDPAKVFKGKKMPGRMGNVYDTTHGLKVWRVNTKYNVLYVNGSVPGHRNCMVKVRDSILPNRLEKNKNPPFPTFFADGDEELPEDLFDEDMFQFGEPIPE, encoded by the exons atgaCAGCGTTAACGTGTAGATTTATCAGACTTACTGATTCTCTGCTAAGAGCACCGCCAGTGCTCATCTGCCGAACTGGAACACCACTGAAGAG AGCTCCTGTTGTACATTGTGTAAGGACACATCAGACAGACACCTGGTGGGATGAGCACCTCACAGAAGATAATGCTTCTTTCCTAAAAAAGACTATCGGGGAGGAATACAGACAACAGGTTACAGACAAACTCAATCCGCTCAAGGACGAGCCCTGGCCCAGGCATGAGTGGGTGGAAG GGAGTCGAAGAGTCGGCCTTGTGGCTATTAAACTCGGAATGATGCCTGTGTGGACCAAATCTGGAGAGAGGCACGTGGTCACCATGCTGAAG GTAGAGGATTGTCATGTAGTTAAACACCTGTCTAAAGAAGACTTTGATGGGCGCACGGCGGCTCTAATGGTTGGAGGAAAAAACGTCTCTCCATTTCAT AGGGCAGACGAATCTTTAGAGATTTTCCGGAATGCAGGAATTCCCCCTAAACAGAAGGTCACCACGTTTTGTGTGACGGACAACGCTATCCTCAAACCAG GAACTCCTCTTTATGCAGCTCATTTCCGTCCAGGCCAGTATGTGGACATAACAGCCAAAAC tATTGGAAAGGGTTTTCAGGGTGTGATGAAGCGCTGGGGGTTCAAAGGTCAACCTGCTTCCCATGGACAAACTAAGACGCATAGGAGACCAGGCTCTCTGGGACCGGGAGGG GACCCAGCCAAAGTTTTCAAGGGAAAAAAGATGCCAGGCAGGATGGGAAACGTTTACGACACCACTCACGGCTTAAAG GTATGGAGAGTGAACACCAAATATAACGTCCTATATGTCAATGGATCTGTACCCGGCCACCGCAACTGTATGGTTAAG GTCAGGGACTCGATTCTGCCAAATCGATTggagaaaaacaaaaacccaccgTTTCCCACCTTCTTCGCTGATGGAGATGAGGAGCTCCCTGAAGACCTCTTCGATGAAGACATGTTCCAGTTTGGGGAGCCCATACCTGAATGA
- the mrpl3 gene encoding large ribosomal subunit protein uL3m isoform X1, with protein sequence MTALTCRFIRLTDSLLRAPPVLICRTGTPLKSRAPVVHCVRTHQTDTWWDEHLTEDNASFLKKTIGEEYRQQVTDKLNPLKDEPWPRHEWVEGSRRVGLVAIKLGMMPVWTKSGERHVVTMLKVEDCHVVKHLSKEDFDGRTAALMVGGKNVSPFHRADESLEIFRNAGIPPKQKVTTFCVTDNAILKPGTPLYAAHFRPGQYVDITAKTIGKGFQGVMKRWGFKGQPASHGQTKTHRRPGSLGPGGDPAKVFKGKKMPGRMGNVYDTTHGLKVWRVNTKYNVLYVNGSVPGHRNCMVKVRDSILPNRLEKNKNPPFPTFFADGDEELPEDLFDEDMFQFGEPIPE encoded by the exons atgaCAGCGTTAACGTGTAGATTTATCAGACTTACTGATTCTCTGCTAAGAGCACCGCCAGTGCTCATCTGCCGAACTGGAACACCACTGAAGAG TAGAGCTCCTGTTGTACATTGTGTAAGGACACATCAGACAGACACCTGGTGGGATGAGCACCTCACAGAAGATAATGCTTCTTTCCTAAAAAAGACTATCGGGGAGGAATACAGACAACAGGTTACAGACAAACTCAATCCGCTCAAGGACGAGCCCTGGCCCAGGCATGAGTGGGTGGAAG GGAGTCGAAGAGTCGGCCTTGTGGCTATTAAACTCGGAATGATGCCTGTGTGGACCAAATCTGGAGAGAGGCACGTGGTCACCATGCTGAAG GTAGAGGATTGTCATGTAGTTAAACACCTGTCTAAAGAAGACTTTGATGGGCGCACGGCGGCTCTAATGGTTGGAGGAAAAAACGTCTCTCCATTTCAT AGGGCAGACGAATCTTTAGAGATTTTCCGGAATGCAGGAATTCCCCCTAAACAGAAGGTCACCACGTTTTGTGTGACGGACAACGCTATCCTCAAACCAG GAACTCCTCTTTATGCAGCTCATTTCCGTCCAGGCCAGTATGTGGACATAACAGCCAAAAC tATTGGAAAGGGTTTTCAGGGTGTGATGAAGCGCTGGGGGTTCAAAGGTCAACCTGCTTCCCATGGACAAACTAAGACGCATAGGAGACCAGGCTCTCTGGGACCGGGAGGG GACCCAGCCAAAGTTTTCAAGGGAAAAAAGATGCCAGGCAGGATGGGAAACGTTTACGACACCACTCACGGCTTAAAG GTATGGAGAGTGAACACCAAATATAACGTCCTATATGTCAATGGATCTGTACCCGGCCACCGCAACTGTATGGTTAAG GTCAGGGACTCGATTCTGCCAAATCGATTggagaaaaacaaaaacccaccgTTTCCCACCTTCTTCGCTGATGGAGATGAGGAGCTCCCTGAAGACCTCTTCGATGAAGACATGTTCCAGTTTGGGGAGCCCATACCTGAATGA